Genomic segment of Marmota flaviventris isolate mMarFla1 chromosome 4, mMarFla1.hap1, whole genome shotgun sequence:
CCGGCCTAGGGGCGGGAGCGCCGGATTGACGAGGCCGCAGCGACCAATAGTGGCGTCAGGAGGGCGGGCGGGGCGGGAGCCGCCGTTAAAGGGGCGGTGTGACCGAGAGGCCGGCCCTGGAGCGGGAGATAGAGAACCCGGGGCGGGAGACTAAGGGGGACgcgggggaggggaaaggaaaaggaggagacaaaaaaaaaaaaaaaaagaagaagaagaagaagaaataaaaaaataaaaggctgcaGCTGCGGCGGTAGTGCCCACCGAAATAAACAGGCGGTGGCGAATGCAGCCCCTTGCAGCCGAGAGGGGGAAGCCGCTTTGGCCTTCTCTCACTTGCTGGGACCTGGGACTCCCTCCTGTCCTCGCGGGTGCGGCCATCCGCTCCCGGTCCAGCACCCAGGGCCGACCTGCCTGAGGAAGGGGGCGAGCGAGAGAtcacttttttattgttgttattgtttttccgCCCAgccccccttctcccctccccctccctgcctactcccctcccacagcctccttctcccccccaccccgcccgccTCCTCCTCCGGCACAACTTAAAGAAAGAGGGAGCGGCGCGGCTGCTTCCTTCATCTGGGGGAATTCGTGGCCACTGCAAGTTTACTACTCGAAGCGCAGCCAATGCCAAGCGCGGAGGACCAGGAGGGCTGAACACCGCAGCCGCGGAGCGGAACAATACCCGCAGCGCGCGGGGCGGCGCGAGCAGGGCCGCGGGGGAGGGAACGGCCGCCAGACCGTGCAGCGGACCCAGCGCCTGGCCTCCTCCTGTTGTCCCGGAGCCCCAGCCGCGGTCAGGTGGAGCCGCGGGTACACTGAGCTCGAGCGCCGGACGCTGAGAGCGAAGCTAGCCTCCGTCCTTTTCTCGCTCGCCTGCCGGGCCTGAGGACAGTCGCCGCCCTCGGGCATCCATCCTGGCCCTGCAGCTGCAGTGATTTCATTCTGTGGGCGCAGCTAGGCGCAGCCGGGCCCGGGGTCTGCGGGGCGAGCGAGCGAGTGAGTGTGTTCGTGCGCGCGCGGGTGCGCGCAGGGGTGGGGGCCGCGGAGCTGCGCTCGCCCCCCGGTGGCCCCCCTCTCCGCTCTGCTCCCCACACCTCCCTCTCGCTCCCTCCTCCCGCCCGCCCTCCCTTGCCCTGCCCGCCCGCCCCCGCCGCAGCTCCTTTAATACACTTTGGTTCTCCGCCTGGCTTTGgactcttctcctcctccacctcctcctcctcccgcgcctcctccgccgccgcctcctcctcttcctctccgcGCCTTCGCTCTGTGCCCGGCCGCCGGAGGCAGATCCAGGCGGTGGCGGAGGCGGCAGTCACAGGATCGCGGCTGCCCGGACTGAAGCCGCCTCTACCACCGCCGCCTGCTCCCGGAGCCCAGCGGCCACTGGACGCACCGCGCGAATTGGGAGTGGGAGCCGAGGCGGCGCGAAAGCGCAGGGCTCGCCGGGGCCGACAGGGCGGGCGGGCGCACTGGCCATGCTTCTGGACGCGGGGCCGCAGTTCCCGGCCATCGGGGTGGGCAGCTTTGCGCGCCACCATCACCATTCGGCAGCCGCAGCAGCGGCGGCGGCCGCGGAGATGCAAGACCGTGAACTGAGCCTGGCGGCAGCGCAGAATGGCTTCGTAGACTCGGCCGCTGCGCACATGGGAGCCTTTAAGCTCAACCCGGGCGCACACGAGCTGTCCCCTGGCCAGAGTTCGGCGTTCACGTCGCAGGGCCCCGGCGCCTACCCCGGCTCTGCGGCGGCCGCCGCCGCAGCCGCCGCGCTCGGGCCCCACGCTGCGCATGTTGGCTCTTACTCCGGGCCGCCCTTCAACTCCACTCGGGACTTCCTGTTCCGCAGCCGCGGCTTCGGGGACTCGGCGCCGGGCGGAGGGCAGCATGGGCTATTCGGGCCGGGAGCGGGTGGCCTTCACCACGCGCACTCGGACGCGCAGGGCCACCTCCTCTTCCCTGGCCTCCCGGAGCAGCATGGGCCGCACAGCTCGCAGAATGTGCTCAATGGGCAGATGCGCCTCGGGCTGCCTGGAGAAGTGTTCGGGCGCTCGGAGCAATATCGCCAGGTGGCCAGCCCGCGGACCGACCCGTACTCGGCGGCGCAGCTCCACAATCAGTACGGCCCCATGAATATGAACATGGGTATGAACATGGCAGCGGCCGcggcccaccaccaccaccaccaccaccaccccggTGCCTTTTTCCGCTATATGCGGCAGCAGTGCATCAAGCAGGAGCTCATCTGCAAGTGGATCGACCCCGAACAGCTCAGCAACCCCAAGAAGAGCTGCAACAAAACTTTCAGCACCATGCACGAGCTGGTGACCCACGTCTCGGTGGAGCATGTCGGAGGCCCGGAACAGAGCAACCATGTCTGCTTCTGGGAGGAGTGTCCTCGCGAAGGCAAGCCCTTCAAGGCCAAATACAAACTGGTCAACCACATCCGCGTGCACACAGGCGAGAAACCCTTTCCCTGCCCCTTCCCGGGCTGCGGCAAGGTCTTCGCGCGCTCCGAGAACCTCAAGATCCACAAAAGGACCCACACAGGTAACCGCAGGCAAGGACCGGGACGAAGTGCGGAAGGGAGACTTAGGGAGAAATGCACAagctgaagtgtgtgtgtgtgtgtgtgtgtgtgtgtgtgtgtatacgcgCTCGAGCGCGCTGTCGGAGGGCGCCAACCGCTAGCCCGGGCCCTGGGACGGGagatgtttttttg
This window contains:
- the Zic2 gene encoding zinc finger protein ZIC 2 isoform X1, whose translation is MLLDAGPQFPAIGVGSFARHHHHSAAAAAAAAAEMQDRELSLAAAQNGFVDSAAAHMGAFKLNPGAHELSPGQSSAFTSQGPGAYPGSAAAAAAAAALGPHAAHVGSYSGPPFNSTRDFLFRSRGFGDSAPGGGQHGLFGPGAGGLHHAHSDAQGHLLFPGLPEQHGPHSSQNVLNGQMRLGLPGEVFGRSEQYRQVASPRTDPYSAAQLHNQYGPMNMNMGMNMAAAAAHHHHHHHHPGAFFRYMRQQCIKQELICKWIDPEQLSNPKKSCNKTFSTMHELVTHVSVEHVGGPEQSNHVCFWEECPREGKPFKAKYKLVNHIRVHTGEKPFPCPFPGCGKVFARSENLKIHKRTHTGEKPFQCEFEGCDRRFANSSDRKKHMHVHTSDKPYLCKMCDKSYTHPSSLRKHMKVHESSPQGSESSPAASSGYESSTPPGLVSPSSEPQSSSNLSPAAAAAAAAAAAAAAAAVSAVHRSGGSGSGGSGGGSGGGSGGGGGGAGGGGGGSSGGGSATAGGHSGLSSNFNEWYV
- the Zic2 gene encoding zinc finger protein ZIC 2 isoform X2; this translates as MLLDAGPQFPAIGVGSFARHHHHSAAAAAAAAAEMQDRELSLAAAQNGFVDSAAAHMGAFKLNPGAHELSPGQSSAFTSQGPGAYPGSAAAAAAAAALGPHAAHVGSYSGPPFNSTRDFLFRSRGFGDSAPGGGQHGLFGPGAGGLHHAHSDAQGHLLFPGLPEQHGPHSSQNVLNGQMRLGLPGEVFGRSEQYRQVASPRTDPYSAAQLHNQYGPMNMNMGMNMAAAAAHHHHHHHHPGAFFRYMRQQCIKQELICKWIDPEQLSNPKKSCNKTFSTMHELVTHVSVEHVGGPEQSNHVCFWEECPREGKPFKAKYKLVNHIRVHTGEKPFPCPFPGCGKVFARSENLKIHKRTHTGEKPFQCEFEGCDRRFANSSDRKKHMHVHTSDKPYLCKMCDKSYTHPSSLRKHMKVHESSPQGSESSPAASSGYESSTPPGLVSPSSEPQSSSNLSPAAAAAAAAAAAAAAAAVGLSSNFNEWYV